A part of Chloroflexota bacterium genomic DNA contains:
- a CDS encoding VTT domain-containing protein: MANRFDRFTSSLPVTLPKGRALVIRAILLLAAYGIFAGLLWALFRYFSDYLQEPTKGFALYAYGGVFLLTMLTSAAVIIPAFSALPLAIAVAATFDPVWVGLAMALGGTIGETTAWMVGYLGGGPVARAQPPGYVRAERWMRRHGVWAVLLVSMFPLMIYDLIGIAAGVLRLPLWKFWLFTFAGRFPRALAEVYGLGKIIQWISSLFN, from the coding sequence TTGGCCAACCGGTTTGACCGCTTCACCTCCTCCCTCCCTGTGACTCTGCCAAAGGGGCGGGCCCTGGTCATCCGCGCCATCCTGCTCCTTGCCGCCTACGGTATCTTCGCTGGCCTTCTGTGGGCCCTCTTCCGCTATTTTTCGGACTATCTCCAGGAGCCAACGAAGGGCTTTGCCCTCTATGCCTATGGTGGCGTTTTTCTTCTCACTATGCTCACCAGTGCCGCGGTCATCATCCCCGCCTTTTCTGCTCTGCCTCTGGCCATAGCCGTGGCGGCCACGTTTGACCCCGTCTGGGTGGGGCTCGCCATGGCCCTGGGCGGCACCATTGGGGAAACGACCGCCTGGATGGTGGGCTACCTGGGCGGGGGGCCGGTGGCCCGGGCCCAGCCCCCGGGGTATGTCAGGGCAGAGAGATGGATGCGCCGCCACGGGGTCTGGGCTGTGCTGCTGGTGTCCATGTTCCCCCTTATGATCTACGACCTGATTGGGATAGCGGCGGGGGTGCTGCGCCTTCCCCTGTGGAAATTCTGGCTTTTCACCTTTGCCGGGAGGTTTCCCCGTGCCCTAGCGGAGGTATACGGCTTAGGCAAGATAATCCAGTGGATATCCAGCCTTTTTAACTAG
- a CDS encoding ribose-phosphate pyrophosphokinase — MDELKVFTGNAHPALARGICDYLGIPLGQAEVFEFSNENIFVRILENVRARDIFVLQPLSRPVNKSIMELLIMIDAFKRASAGRVTAVVPYYAYGRTDKKDQPRVPITARLLADLLTVAGASRILTVDLHAAQIQGFFNIPVDELTAMSILAQHFREKELQDLVVVATDVGISKRARDFAHLLKAPLAIIEKRRAGNDDKAETLNVIGDVGGMRALTFDDEIDTAGSLVGAVEALTQAGAREVYAAATHPIFSSPAIQRIKKCPVKEVVVTDSVPVPEEKRTEKVTVLPIAPLLGEAISRIHTGRSVGEMFQ, encoded by the coding sequence TTGGACGAGCTCAAGGTCTTTACCGGCAATGCCCACCCCGCCCTGGCTAGGGGTATCTGTGACTACCTGGGTATCCCCCTGGGCCAGGCCGAGGTCTTTGAGTTCTCCAACGAGAATATCTTCGTCCGCATCCTGGAAAATGTCCGCGCCAGGGACATCTTTGTCCTCCAGCCCCTCTCCCGCCCGGTGAACAAGAGCATTATGGAGCTCCTCATCATGATAGACGCCTTCAAGAGGGCCTCGGCGGGGCGGGTAACGGCGGTGGTCCCCTATTACGCCTACGGCCGGACCGACAAAAAGGACCAACCGCGGGTGCCCATCACGGCACGGCTCCTGGCCGACCTCCTCACCGTGGCCGGGGCCAGCCGCATCCTCACTGTGGACCTCCATGCCGCCCAGATACAGGGCTTCTTCAACATACCCGTGGACGAGCTTACTGCCATGTCTATCCTCGCCCAGCATTTCCGGGAGAAGGAGCTCCAGGACCTGGTGGTTGTGGCCACCGATGTAGGCATCTCCAAGCGGGCCCGGGACTTCGCCCATCTCCTGAAGGCCCCCCTGGCCATCATTGAAAAGCGCCGCGCCGGAAATGATGACAAGGCCGAGACCCTTAATGTCATCGGTGACGTGGGGGGGATGAGGGCCCTCACCTTTGACGACGAGATAGATACCGCCGGCTCACTGGTGGGGGCAGTGGAGGCCCTGACACAGGCAGGGGCCAGAGAGGTATATGCCGCTGCCACCCACCCCATCTTCTCCAGCCCCGCCATCCAGCGCATAAAGAAATGTCCGGTAAAAGAGGTGGTGGTCACCGATTCCGTGCCTGTCCCTGAAGAAAAGCGCACGGAGAAGGTCACCGTCCTCCCCATCGCCCCCCTCCTGGGGGAGGCCATATCCCGCATCCACACCGGCCGGTCGGTGGGGGAGATGTTCCAGTAG
- a CDS encoding helix-turn-helix domain-containing protein, whose amino-acid sequence MPLPRLLTVKEAAELLHVHVNTVRNWSNNGLLPAYRVGKRADRRFLRGDVLKLLRKSSHR is encoded by the coding sequence ATGCCCCTGCCCAGGCTGCTCACGGTGAAGGAAGCCGCGGAGCTGCTCCATGTGCATGTCAACACGGTGAGGAACTGGAGCAACAACGGCCTGCTCCCTGCCTACCGGGTGGGGAAACGGGCGGACCGCCGATTCCTCCGCGGGGACGTCCTGAAGCTCCTCCGAAAATCCAGCCACAGATAG
- the secA gene encoding preprotein translocase subunit SecA produces MFKWLGSLTDSNERELKKLSPLVQATNSLEPQFERLPNAELREKTEELKKRLADGEGLEEILPEAFAAVREAAKRALGQRHFDVQLMGGIVLHQGKNAEMKTGEGKTLVATLPLYLNALTGKGCHLVTLNDYLARRDPVWMGAIFHLLGVSVASIVHEAAYIYDPAYSASDPRWNGLRPISRREAYLADITYGTNHEFGFDYLRDNMARDLSQTVQRPLYYAIVDEVDNILIDEARTPLIISGPSPEPTQRYYAFSRIVSRLKPGEDFQVDEKLRAVTLTDLGISRVEKALKELGELKAAGLYDAANYYLSYYLESALKAMVLFRRDRDYVVKDGQVIIVDEFTGRLMYGRRYSEGLHQAIEAKEGVKVQQETVTYATITLQNYFRMYQKLAGMTGTAVTEAEEFHKIYKLEVLVIPTHKDMVRVDHPDRVYKTEEGKFRAAAREIEELYKKGQPVLVGTTSIEKNEKLSEMLGLRGIPHQVLNAKHHEKEAAIIAQAGRLGAVTVATNMAGRGVDILLGGNPDGLALEEMRRRSLDPLAQPEEYKEALASLQKQCAQEREKVVDLGGLFILGTERHEARRIDNQLRGRSGRQGDPGASRFYISLEDELVRNFGGDRVKSVMDWAGLDEETPIEHSMVSNAIKNAQIKVEAINFDIRKHLVEYDDVLNKHREVIYGKRRKTLSGTDLRPNILEALREEIAAAIDASADEHGALDAEKLQAELLTFLPLPPTLSLDGNKPRKELEEELVGLAEKLYQEKEEKTGPEDMRLLERLVTLGTMDKLWVEHLTLMENMRHGIGLRAYGQADPLVAYKREGHNLFQSLLSATKYDVVRTIYKAGIVRQAPQPREPVGVPSGHKTGRNDPCPCGSGKKYKKCHGK; encoded by the coding sequence ATGTTCAAGTGGCTGGGTAGCCTCACTGACTCCAACGAGAGGGAGCTGAAGAAGCTATCCCCCCTGGTCCAGGCAACCAACTCCCTGGAGCCCCAGTTTGAGCGCCTCCCCAATGCCGAACTCCGGGAGAAGACCGAGGAGCTGAAGAAACGCCTGGCCGATGGCGAGGGCCTGGAGGAAATCCTCCCCGAGGCCTTTGCGGCGGTGAGGGAGGCAGCCAAAAGGGCCCTGGGCCAGAGACACTTTGATGTCCAGCTCATGGGGGGCATCGTCCTCCACCAGGGCAAGAATGCCGAGATGAAGACCGGCGAGGGCAAGACCCTGGTGGCCACCCTCCCCCTCTATCTCAATGCCCTGACAGGCAAGGGCTGTCACTTGGTGACCTTGAACGACTATCTGGCCCGGCGAGACCCCGTGTGGATGGGGGCCATCTTTCATCTTCTGGGGGTATCGGTCGCCAGCATTGTCCACGAGGCCGCCTACATCTACGACCCCGCCTACTCCGCCTCCGACCCCCGCTGGAACGGCCTCCGCCCCATCTCCCGCCGGGAGGCCTACCTGGCGGACATAACCTACGGCACCAACCACGAGTTCGGCTTTGATTACCTCCGGGACAATATGGCCCGGGACCTCTCCCAGACCGTCCAGCGCCCCCTCTACTATGCCATCGTGGACGAGGTGGACAACATCCTGATAGACGAGGCCCGCACCCCCCTCATCATCAGCGGCCCCAGCCCCGAGCCCACCCAGAGATACTACGCCTTCTCCCGCATCGTCTCCCGGCTCAAGCCCGGGGAGGACTTCCAGGTTGATGAGAAGCTGAGGGCAGTGACCCTCACCGACCTGGGCATCTCCCGGGTGGAGAAGGCCCTCAAGGAACTGGGGGAGTTAAAGGCGGCGGGGCTCTATGACGCCGCCAACTACTACCTCAGCTACTACCTGGAATCCGCTCTCAAGGCTATGGTCCTCTTCCGCCGCGACCGGGACTACGTGGTCAAGGACGGCCAGGTTATCATAGTGGACGAGTTCACCGGCCGGCTGATGTATGGACGGAGGTACTCCGAGGGCCTCCACCAGGCCATTGAGGCCAAGGAAGGCGTGAAGGTCCAGCAGGAAACGGTGACCTACGCCACCATCACCCTCCAGAACTATTTCCGCATGTATCAGAAGCTGGCCGGGATGACGGGCACCGCCGTCACCGAGGCCGAGGAGTTCCACAAAATATATAAACTGGAGGTGCTGGTCATCCCCACCCACAAGGACATGGTCCGGGTGGACCACCCCGACCGGGTATATAAGACCGAAGAGGGCAAGTTCCGCGCCGCAGCCAGGGAGATAGAGGAGCTCTATAAAAAGGGCCAGCCCGTCCTTGTGGGCACCACCTCCATTGAGAAGAACGAGAAACTGAGCGAGATGCTCGGGTTAAGGGGCATTCCCCACCAGGTGCTCAATGCCAAGCACCACGAGAAAGAAGCGGCCATCATCGCCCAGGCGGGAAGGCTGGGGGCGGTGACCGTGGCCACCAACATGGCCGGGCGGGGCGTGGACATCCTCCTGGGCGGCAACCCCGATGGCCTGGCCCTGGAGGAGATGAGGCGGCGCAGCCTAGACCCTCTGGCCCAGCCGGAAGAATACAAGGAGGCCCTGGCCAGCCTCCAGAAGCAGTGTGCCCAGGAGAGGGAGAAGGTGGTGGACCTGGGGGGCCTCTTCATCCTGGGCACCGAGAGGCACGAGGCCCGCCGGATTGATAACCAGCTCCGGGGCCGCTCCGGCCGGCAGGGGGACCCGGGGGCATCCCGCTTCTATATCTCCCTGGAGGACGAGCTTGTCCGGAACTTCGGCGGCGACCGGGTAAAGAGTGTCATGGACTGGGCCGGCCTGGACGAGGAGACCCCCATTGAGCACTCCATGGTATCCAACGCCATTAAGAACGCCCAGATAAAGGTGGAGGCCATCAACTTTGACATCAGAAAGCACCTGGTGGAATACGATGATGTCCTCAACAAGCACCGGGAAGTAATCTACGGCAAAAGGCGGAAGACCCTTTCCGGGACCGACCTGCGCCCCAACATCCTGGAGGCGCTAAGAGAAGAGATAGCCGCCGCGATAGACGCCTCGGCTGACGAGCATGGGGCCCTGGACGCCGAGAAGCTCCAGGCGGAGCTCCTCACCTTCCTCCCTCTCCCCCCCACCCTCAGCCTGGACGGGAACAAGCCCAGAAAAGAGCTTGAGGAGGAGCTGGTGGGGCTGGCTGAGAAGCTCTACCAGGAGAAAGAAGAGAAGACGGGCCCTGAGGACATGCGGCTTCTGGAGCGGCTGGTGACGCTCGGGACCATGGACAAGCTCTGGGTGGAGCACCTGACACTGATGGAGAACATGCGCCACGGCATCGGCCTCCGGGCCTATGGCCAGGCCGACCCGCTGGTGGCCTACAAGAGGGAGGGCCATAACCTGTTCCAGAGCCTCCTCTCCGCTACAAAGTATGATGTGGTCCGTACCATCTACAAGGCAGGCATCGTCAGGCAGGCACCGCAACCGCGAGAGCCGGTAGGAGTGCCCTCAGGGCACAAGACAGGCCGCAACGACCCCTGCCCCTGCGGCTCCGGCAAAAAATACAAGAAATGCCACGGGAAATAG
- the rsmA gene encoding ribosomal RNA small subunit methyltransferase A: protein MEGLDRATARRLLARFGFRPRKKLGQHFLVDEGVLGKILQAAQLDPQDTVIEVGPGLGVLTRALAERAGRVIAVELDRGMAEKLRQSMPQAEVVEGDILSLSPLQLLGHPTPYKVVANIPYYITSPVLRHFLEAELSPRLMVVMVQWEVGNAIVAGPGEMSLLSVSVQFYCQPKLLARVSPFSFYPPPQVESALLSLEVYDHPPVAVREPEGFFNLVGAGFTAPRKQLHNSLAQGLGITPEEATPLLEKAGIDPKRRAQTLSLEEWAHLYQRFLDAQIKGPGQG, encoded by the coding sequence ATTGAAGGCTTAGACCGGGCGACGGCCAGAAGGCTCCTTGCCCGGTTTGGCTTTCGCCCCCGCAAGAAACTGGGCCAGCACTTCCTGGTAGACGAGGGAGTGCTGGGGAAGATACTCCAGGCAGCCCAACTGGACCCCCAGGACACGGTCATTGAGGTGGGACCGGGCCTGGGGGTCCTCACCCGGGCCCTGGCCGAAAGGGCAGGACGGGTCATCGCGGTAGAGCTGGACCGGGGCATGGCAGAGAAGCTGCGCCAGTCCATGCCCCAGGCGGAGGTGGTAGAAGGGGACATTCTTTCCCTCTCCCCCCTCCAACTGCTCGGACACCCTACCCCCTACAAGGTGGTAGCCAACATCCCCTATTACATCACCTCCCCCGTCCTCCGCCACTTCCTGGAGGCCGAACTCTCGCCCCGGCTGATGGTGGTGATGGTGCAGTGGGAGGTTGGCAATGCCATCGTGGCCGGGCCAGGTGAAATGAGCCTGCTGTCGGTAAGCGTGCAGTTCTACTGCCAGCCCAAGCTGCTGGCCAGGGTCTCCCCCTTCAGCTTCTACCCCCCTCCCCAGGTCGAATCGGCCCTGCTTAGCCTGGAGGTCTACGACCATCCCCCGGTGGCGGTGAGAGAACCGGAGGGGTTTTTCAACCTGGTGGGGGCGGGCTTCACCGCCCCCCGAAAGCAGCTCCACAACTCCCTGGCCCAGGGGCTGGGAATCACCCCTGAAGAAGCCACCCCCCTCCTGGAGAAGGCAGGGATAGACCCTAAACGGCGGGCCCAGACCCTGAGCCTGGAAGAGTGGGCCCATCTTTACCAGAGATTTTTGGATGCTCAGATTAAAGGCCCCGGCCAAGGTTAA
- the rnc gene encoding ribonuclease III, translating into MAIFSRRKQTPQEKALGVKFKNPSLLEEALTHTSFCHENPGSVSNERLEFLGDAVLGLVVAQELFHLKRGLSEGEMTQLRAGLVSGEALGKLGSSLGLGDHLRLGKGEEGSNGRKRPSNLARAVEALMGAIYMDKGLEEVRSFMDRAFKEEWERVLGGEALDYKSRLQELLQARGEPLPRYHLLEQAGPGHARRFTIEVKVGRKTLGRGQGKSKKGAEQTAARSALERLEK; encoded by the coding sequence ATGGCCATCTTCTCCCGGAGAAAGCAGACCCCCCAGGAGAAGGCCCTGGGGGTTAAGTTCAAGAACCCTTCCCTCCTGGAGGAGGCCCTGACCCACACCTCTTTCTGCCATGAGAACCCCGGCTCCGTCTCCAATGAGCGACTGGAGTTCCTCGGAGATGCTGTCCTGGGGCTGGTCGTGGCCCAAGAGCTCTTCCACCTGAAGCGAGGCCTCTCCGAGGGGGAGATGACTCAGCTCCGAGCTGGCCTGGTCTCCGGGGAGGCCCTGGGGAAACTGGGTTCCTCCCTGGGCCTGGGGGACCACCTCCGGCTGGGGAAGGGGGAGGAGGGGTCAAACGGAAGGAAAAGGCCCTCAAACTTGGCCCGGGCCGTGGAGGCCCTGATGGGGGCCATCTACATGGACAAGGGCCTGGAAGAGGTGCGCTCCTTCATGGACAGGGCCTTTAAGGAAGAGTGGGAGCGGGTGCTGGGAGGGGAGGCCCTGGACTACAAGTCCCGCCTCCAGGAGCTCCTCCAGGCCCGGGGCGAACCCCTACCCCGCTACCACCTCCTGGAACAGGCCGGGCCCGGCCATGCCCGCCGCTTCACCATAGAGGTCAAGGTGGGGAGGAAGACCCTGGGCCGGGGCCAGGGCAAAAGCAAGAAAGGGGCGGAGCAGACCGCCGCCCGCTCCGCCCTGGAAAGACTGGAGAAATAA
- the ispE gene encoding 4-(cytidine 5'-diphospho)-2-C-methyl-D-erythritol kinase, producing the protein MLRLKAPAKVNLTLEVLGRRPDGYHEIRSIIQAIGLYDVLTLEPAPGLEVEPEMIADEENIVIRAARLLKEATGTPLGARLRLKKSTPARMGLGGHSSDAAATLMGLNQLWGLGLSREGLLPLAQLLGSDVPFFLYRGTGLVEGRGESVTPLPSPTLKRVVLLCPSLPTPPEKTRRLYQALTPDAFTQGQYTFRARQALLEGDRLEPFNAFEMVAFSFFPGLEDYRQRFLASGAARVHLAGSGPALFTLTHDRAQARRIYDSLRGEGLEAYLVSALRGEIGQPV; encoded by the coding sequence ATGCTCAGATTAAAGGCCCCGGCCAAGGTTAATCTCACCCTGGAGGTGCTGGGGAGAAGGCCTGATGGTTACCACGAGATTAGGAGTATAATTCAGGCTATTGGGCTCTATGATGTCCTCACCCTGGAACCAGCACCAGGGCTGGAAGTAGAGCCGGAGATGATAGCAGACGAGGAGAATATAGTCATAAGAGCGGCCCGGCTACTGAAGGAGGCCACAGGCACACCCCTGGGGGCCCGGTTGCGTCTCAAGAAGAGCACACCGGCCCGCATGGGCCTGGGGGGCCACAGCAGTGATGCCGCGGCCACTCTAATGGGCCTGAACCAGCTCTGGGGACTGGGCCTCTCTCGGGAAGGGCTTCTCCCCCTGGCCCAGCTCCTCGGCTCCGACGTGCCCTTTTTTCTTTACAGGGGGACAGGCCTGGTGGAGGGGAGGGGGGAAAGTGTGACCCCCCTCCCCTCCCCTACCCTCAAGAGGGTGGTCCTCCTTTGCCCCTCCCTCCCCACTCCCCCTGAGAAGACCCGCCGCCTCTACCAGGCCCTCACACCTGACGCCTTTACCCAGGGCCAGTACACCTTCAGGGCCAGGCAGGCCCTCCTGGAGGGGGATAGGCTGGAGCCCTTCAACGCCTTTGAGATGGTGGCCTTTTCCTTTTTTCCAGGCCTGGAGGACTACCGGCAGAGATTCCTGGCCTCAGGGGCGGCCAGGGTGCATCTGGCGGGGTCCGGCCCCGCCCTTTTCACCCTCACACATGACAGGGCCCAGGCCAGGAGAATATACGATTCCCTGAGAGGTGAGGGCTTGGAGGCATATCTGGTATCTGCTCTACGGGGGGAAATTGGCCAACCGGTTTGA
- a CDS encoding PHP domain-containing protein, with the protein MKNTAIAKVFYDIGDLLEMKGENPFKIRAYQRAARAIEHLARRGWCQAGDIINTWPLEKVRAFFKREKG; encoded by the coding sequence GTGAAAAACACTGCCATTGCCAAGGTCTTTTATGACATCGGGGACCTGCTGGAGATGAAGGGGGAGAACCCCTTCAAGATAAGGGCCTACCAGAGGGCGGCCCGGGCCATCGAGCACCTGGCCCGGCGGGGCTGGTGCCAGGCCGGGGATATCATCAACACCTGGCCCCTGGAAAAGGTCAGGGCCTTCTTCAAGAGAGAAAAGGGATGA